Proteins from a genomic interval of Spiroplasma diminutum CUAS-1:
- a CDS encoding DNA-directed RNA polymerase subunit beta: MNYKIKKINALVERRDYAKVSGDLELPNLIELQTDTFDWFKRNGINEVFEEVFPVVSADGDIVLSMTDWEFREPRMSITKAKEESKIFEAPIYSNLSLTIHMEDVEVFKEEISGSMETFLKGWLQEKLESTGVEFKDSKGSLYFFEFKSKAGEKDAIQIEIKEEKEEFYLANIDIYKTGEVFFGEFPLMTDRGTFVINGSEKVVVSQLVRSPGSYFKEEMNRKNGEMIYYADIIPSRGTWLEFELDSKKTLDNKVSNVFYVKIDKSRKTTATSLLTSFKMQKEDILDLFDNNEVIASSYELDTLTGDIEIDYENQVQEIYKKIRQGETATADGASKYLYGLLFDKRKYDLTKAGRFKLQQKLSVKNRLIGRVLAEDIIDVKGKVAFAKGTEITKDILDDLDKVLEAGAMVQKINFNDAITSGNEIQKVKVFKDNDLRDETATIIGITKTSNDEFINLPDIVASISYAINLMDGIGEIDDIDHLGNRRVRTVGELLQNQFRIGMMRIEKNVREKLATSNPFKMKPSSIINNKPLTAIIGEFFNLSQLSQFMDQTNPLAELTNKRRLTALGPGGLSRDRAALEVRDVHPSHYGRICPIETPEGPNIGLINNLSTYAKINEYGFIETPYRKVKNTKVISGEYEYLTADKEKDYVVAQANINLGADGTILDEQVVARYRGDDIMVSPQDVDYVDVSPKQIVSIATSCIPFLENDDANRALMGANMQRQAVPLINPESPIVGTGVEHEAARDSGDAIVATADGIVKYVDSKKIIIEQKDGIKTYDLNDFSRSNNGTAITHLPIVKLGDKVKARDILADGPSMEKGELALGQNVVVAFTTWNGYNYEDAVIVSERIVIDDRFTSIHIDEYTIERRQTKQGPEEVTRDIPNISEASKKYLDEDGIVAIGAEVKVGDILVGKVTPKSQTQLSPEDKLLHAIFGEKSRNVKDNSLRVPNGGEGIIKSIKRFSRADGHDLPADILEIIKVYIVQKRKIQEGDKMAGRHGNKGVISKILPVEDMPHMEDGTPVDIMLNPQGVPSRMNIGQVLEIHLGMAAKKLGIKVNTPVFEGVKEQELQDIMVEAGMDNYGKVTLIDGKTGEAFDKPISVGVMYMLKLSHMVDDKLHTRNIGPYSLITQQPLGGKAQNGGQRFGEMEVWALEAYGAAYTLREILTIKSDDIKGRIKTYESIVRSKPIPKPGIPESFNVLTKEIMGLGFDMHMIDEEGNKVQINAYDDDEEFEIDTELLDGVDSFNNSDIKDFTETSEDDEITFDDESIEE; encoded by the coding sequence ATGAATTACAAAATTAAGAAAATTAATGCGCTTGTGGAAAGACGAGATTATGCAAAGGTATCGGGAGACTTAGAACTTCCTAACCTTATAGAATTACAAACAGACACATTCGATTGATTTAAAAGAAATGGAATCAATGAAGTATTTGAAGAGGTTTTTCCAGTAGTTTCAGCTGATGGAGATATAGTACTTTCAATGACTGACTGAGAATTTAGAGAACCAAGAATGTCAATTACAAAAGCAAAAGAGGAATCAAAAATATTTGAAGCTCCTATTTATTCAAATTTGTCATTGACTATTCACATGGAGGATGTTGAAGTATTTAAAGAAGAAATTTCAGGATCAATGGAAACATTCTTAAAAGGATGATTACAAGAAAAATTAGAATCAACTGGTGTTGAATTTAAAGACAGTAAAGGATCACTTTACTTTTTTGAGTTCAAAAGCAAAGCTGGTGAAAAAGATGCTATTCAAATTGAAATTAAAGAAGAAAAAGAAGAGTTCTACTTAGCAAATATTGATATATATAAGACAGGAGAAGTTTTCTTTGGGGAATTCCCACTGATGACAGATAGAGGAACTTTTGTAATTAATGGAAGTGAAAAAGTTGTTGTATCACAATTAGTTCGTTCACCAGGAAGTTACTTTAAAGAAGAAATGAACCGTAAAAATGGTGAGATGATTTACTATGCAGATATTATTCCATCAAGAGGTACATGATTAGAATTTGAATTAGATTCTAAAAAAACTTTAGATAATAAAGTTTCAAATGTTTTCTATGTAAAAATAGATAAATCAAGAAAAACAACAGCTACAAGTTTATTAACATCTTTCAAAATGCAAAAGGAAGATATTTTAGACTTATTTGATAATAATGAAGTAATCGCATCAAGTTATGAATTAGATACATTAACTGGTGATATTGAAATTGATTACGAAAACCAAGTTCAAGAAATTTATAAAAAAATTCGTCAAGGAGAAACTGCAACAGCTGATGGAGCAAGCAAATACTTATACGGATTATTATTTGATAAAAGAAAATATGATTTAACTAAAGCTGGAAGATTTAAATTACAACAAAAATTATCTGTAAAAAATAGATTAATTGGACGTGTACTTGCAGAAGATATTATTGATGTAAAAGGTAAAGTTGCTTTTGCAAAAGGAACTGAAATTACAAAAGATATTTTAGATGATTTAGATAAAGTATTAGAAGCTGGAGCAATGGTTCAAAAAATTAACTTTAATGACGCAATTACTTCAGGTAATGAAATTCAAAAAGTTAAAGTATTTAAAGACAATGATTTAAGAGATGAAACAGCAACAATTATTGGTATTACAAAAACATCAAATGATGAATTTATTAATTTACCAGATATCGTTGCATCAATTTCATATGCTATTAACTTAATGGATGGAATTGGTGAAATTGATGATATAGATCACTTAGGAAACAGAAGAGTAAGAACTGTTGGTGAATTATTACAAAATCAATTTAGAATTGGTATGATGCGTATTGAAAAAAACGTAAGAGAAAAACTTGCAACTTCAAACCCATTCAAAATGAAACCATCAAGTATTATTAACAATAAACCATTAACTGCTATAATTGGAGAATTCTTTAACCTTTCTCAATTATCACAATTTATGGATCAAACTAATCCATTAGCAGAATTAACAAATAAACGTAGACTTACAGCTTTAGGGCCTGGTGGTTTAAGTAGAGATAGAGCTGCTCTTGAAGTTCGTGACGTTCACCCATCTCACTATGGTAGAATTTGTCCAATTGAAACTCCAGAAGGACCAAATATTGGATTAATTAATAACTTATCAACTTATGCAAAAATTAATGAATATGGATTCATTGAAACTCCATATAGAAAAGTTAAAAATACAAAAGTTATTTCAGGTGAATATGAATATTTAACTGCTGACAAAGAAAAAGATTATGTAGTTGCGCAAGCAAATATTAATCTTGGAGCAGATGGAACAATTTTAGATGAACAAGTAGTTGCTCGTTATAGAGGAGATGACATTATGGTTAGTCCTCAGGATGTTGACTATGTTGACGTTTCTCCAAAACAAATTGTTTCTATTGCTACATCATGTATTCCATTCTTAGAAAATGATGATGCTAACCGTGCACTTATGGGTGCTAACATGCAACGTCAAGCTGTTCCATTAATTAATCCAGAATCTCCAATTGTTGGAACTGGTGTTGAACACGAAGCTGCTCGTGACTCAGGAGATGCTATTGTTGCAACTGCTGATGGAATTGTTAAATATGTTGACTCTAAAAAAATTATTATTGAACAAAAAGACGGAATTAAAACTTATGACTTGAATGATTTTAGTCGTTCAAACAATGGAACTGCTATAACTCATTTACCAATTGTAAAACTTGGAGATAAAGTTAAAGCAAGAGATATTTTAGCTGATGGTCCTTCAATGGAAAAAGGAGAATTAGCTTTAGGACAAAATGTAGTTGTAGCCTTTACAACATGAAATGGATATAACTATGAGGATGCTGTGATCGTTTCAGAGCGTATTGTTATTGATGATAGATTTACTTCTATTCATATTGATGAATACACAATTGAAAGAAGACAAACAAAACAAGGTCCAGAAGAAGTAACAAGAGATATTCCAAACATTTCTGAAGCAAGCAAAAAATACTTAGATGAAGATGGTATTGTTGCAATTGGTGCTGAAGTAAAAGTTGGAGATATTTTAGTTGGAAAAGTTACTCCAAAATCACAAACTCAATTATCACCAGAAGATAAATTATTACATGCTATATTTGGTGAAAAATCAAGAAATGTTAAAGATAATTCATTAAGAGTACCAAATGGTGGAGAAGGAATTATTAAATCAATCAAACGTTTCTCAAGAGCTGATGGTCACGATTTACCAGCTGATATTTTAGAAATTATTAAAGTTTATATTGTTCAAAAACGTAAAATCCAAGAAGGAGATAAAATGGCTGGACGTCATGGTAATAAAGGGGTTATCTCAAAAATATTACCAGTTGAAGATATGCCACATATGGAAGATGGTACACCAGTTGATATTATGTTAAACCCACAAGGGGTACCTTCACGTATGAATATTGGACAAGTATTAGAAATCCATTTAGGTATGGCTGCAAAAAAACTTGGAATTAAAGTTAATACACCTGTTTTTGAAGGGGTTAAAGAGCAAGAATTACAAGATATTATGGTTGAAGCTGGAATGGATAACTATGGAAAAGTTACATTAATTGATGGAAAAACTGGAGAAGCATTTGATAAACCAATTTCAGTTGGGGTTATGTATATGTTAAAACTATCTCACATGGTTGATGACAAGTTACATACAAGAAATATTGGTCCATATTCATTAATTACACAACAACCATTAGGAGGAAAAGCTCAAAATGGTGGACAAAGGTTCGGGGAAATGGAAGTTTGAGCACTTGAAGCTTATGGTGCTGCATATACATTGCGTGAAATCTTAACAATTAAATCTGATGACATTAAAGGTCGTATTAAAACTTATGAATCAATCGTTAGATCAAAACCAATTCCAAAACCTGGAATTCCAGAATCATTTAATGTTCTTACAAAAGAAATTATGGGTCTAGGATTTGATATGCATATGATAGATGAAGAAGGAAATAAAGTGCAAATTAATGCATATGATGATGACGAAGAATTTGAAATCGATACAGAATTATTAGATGGAGTTGACTCATTTAATAATTCAGATATTAAAGATTTTACTGAAACAAGTGAAGATGATGAAATTACTTTTGATGATGAAAGTATAGAAGAATAA
- the rpoC gene encoding DNA-directed RNA polymerase subunit beta', which translates to MAISNKRMIKIELASPDVIRSWSRGEVTKPETINYKTLKTEKEGLFDERIFGPTRNYECTCGKYKKVKNKGKICERCGVEITESIVRRERMGHIELEEPVTHIWMLKVAPSRIASILDLKTKEVEEVVYFVSHIVLDPGSSKHLKKGMVLDLGNAKASVKTREKLLKTLEDIKAGIEPDTFAWKRAENLINQLRTTNLAFSMDEAAIFISRYINAKFGIGASAIEDLLKSIDLDKEIEKIREDLREKKGSSEQNKLMKRLEVLDSLKKSESRPEWMVLHVIPVIPPDIRPIIQLDGGRFTTSEINDLYRRIIIRNERLKKVKSMGAPSIIVNNEKRMLQEAVDALLDNERKPRPVTGKDKRPLKSLTSILKGKQGRFRQNLLGKRVDYSGRSVIAIGPDLKMYQAGIPRDMAITLFKPFIIRRLQEKDLAENVKVAEKMILTNDAKVWDILEEVIKDRPVLLNRAPTLHRLGIQAFEPKLVKGKAIRLHPLVTTAFNADFDGDQMAVHLPISDEAVAEARALMLGSKAILGPKDGKPIVTPTQDMILGNYYITTEEKGVLGEGTLFSNYKEVKIAYETNSVSLNAIVVIPVSELKDKKISEKHKDKFLITTVGKIFFNQMFVEEFPWIVNSNINNAESEIEKFIIDGNIDIRNYIENEYEIQQPIKKKELSSIIERYFKLFGAQKTAQMLDNMKDLGFKFSSKSGTTISAADVVAYTEKFDEFKVADEKVAQITEYFNMGMLTRTEKKRRVINVWSQVKDKIQNRLEDVLKKDPKNPVFVMADSGARGNVSNFTQLVGMRGLMNDPKGDIKEIPIKSSFREGLTVSEYFISTHGARKGMADVALKTADSGYLTRRLVDISQEIIVTEEDCKTTKGFDVHSIIETKHDNIIVPLKDRLVGRFTFNDVIDDKGNTIVEANTLITLKLADEIIKAGVEEVQIRTVLTCDTNRGVCRKCYGVNLATGEIVTLGEPVGVIAAQSIGEPGTQLTMRTFHTGGVAGGADITQGLPRIKELLDVTNPKGSIAIISQIDGIVKEAREEDGIITIVVTSDQDERKYKSQYGAILRVTEGEVVTRGQKLTEGAINIKELLEVARIEDVQNYILKEVQKVYRLQGIEISDKYIEIIVKQMLNKVKIIDSGETELLPGEVISSRTFRSEVKNAIMAGKKPPLAKHVIFGIKKAPLESDSWLSSASFQDTARVLVKAVIKGKVDKLEGLKENIMLGNLIPAGTGLTGSADIIQKGKETYDSEY; encoded by the coding sequence ATGGCAATTTCAAATAAAAGAATGATTAAAATTGAATTAGCTTCTCCAGATGTGATTAGAAGTTGATCACGTGGTGAAGTTACAAAACCAGAAACAATTAACTATAAGACATTAAAAACTGAAAAAGAAGGTTTATTTGATGAAAGAATCTTTGGACCAACTAGAAATTATGAATGTACTTGTGGTAAATACAAAAAAGTAAAAAATAAAGGAAAAATTTGTGAACGTTGTGGAGTAGAAATTACTGAATCAATTGTTAGACGTGAAAGAATGGGTCACATTGAGTTAGAAGAACCAGTTACTCATATTTGAATGTTAAAAGTTGCTCCTTCAAGAATTGCTTCAATTTTAGATTTAAAAACTAAAGAAGTTGAAGAAGTTGTTTACTTTGTAAGTCATATTGTTTTAGATCCAGGAAGTTCAAAACACCTTAAAAAAGGTATGGTTTTAGATTTAGGAAATGCTAAAGCAAGTGTAAAAACAAGAGAAAAATTATTAAAAACTCTTGAAGACATTAAAGCTGGTATTGAACCAGATACTTTTGCTTGAAAAAGAGCAGAAAATTTAATTAATCAATTAAGAACTACAAATTTAGCTTTCTCAATGGATGAAGCTGCAATATTTATTTCAAGATATATTAATGCAAAATTTGGAATCGGAGCAAGTGCTATTGAAGATTTATTAAAAAGCATTGATTTAGATAAAGAAATTGAAAAAATTAGAGAAGACTTAAGAGAGAAAAAAGGTTCTTCAGAACAAAACAAATTAATGAAACGTTTAGAAGTTTTAGATTCACTAAAAAAATCTGAATCAAGACCAGAATGAATGGTATTACATGTAATTCCAGTTATTCCACCAGATATTAGACCAATTATTCAATTGGATGGTGGTAGATTTACTACTTCTGAAATTAATGACTTGTACAGAAGAATTATTATTAGAAATGAACGTCTAAAAAAAGTTAAATCAATGGGAGCACCAAGTATTATTGTTAACAATGAGAAACGTATGCTTCAAGAAGCTGTTGATGCTTTATTAGATAATGAGCGTAAACCAAGACCAGTAACTGGTAAAGATAAACGTCCTTTAAAATCATTAACATCAATTTTAAAAGGAAAACAAGGAAGATTCCGTCAAAACCTTTTAGGAAAACGTGTTGACTATTCAGGGCGTTCAGTTATTGCAATTGGACCAGATTTAAAAATGTACCAAGCAGGTATCCCAAGAGATATGGCAATTACATTATTTAAACCATTTATTATTAGAAGATTACAAGAAAAAGATCTTGCTGAAAACGTAAAAGTTGCAGAAAAAATGATCTTAACTAACGATGCAAAAGTTTGAGATATATTAGAAGAAGTAATTAAGGATAGACCGGTTTTACTAAACCGTGCTCCTACACTTCACCGTTTAGGAATTCAAGCATTTGAACCAAAACTTGTTAAAGGTAAAGCAATTAGACTTCACCCATTAGTAACAACAGCTTTCAACGCTGACTTTGATGGTGACCAAATGGCTGTCCACTTACCAATAAGTGATGAAGCAGTTGCTGAAGCTAGAGCACTTATGTTAGGTTCAAAAGCAATTCTTGGACCAAAAGATGGTAAACCAATTGTTACTCCAACTCAGGATATGATTTTAGGTAACTACTATATTACTACTGAAGAAAAAGGTGTTCTTGGAGAAGGTACTTTATTTTCAAACTATAAAGAAGTTAAAATTGCCTATGAAACAAATTCAGTTTCTTTAAATGCAATTGTAGTAATTCCTGTAAGTGAATTAAAAGATAAAAAAATATCTGAGAAACACAAAGATAAATTCTTAATAACAACAGTTGGTAAAATATTCTTTAACCAAATGTTTGTTGAAGAATTCCCATGAATTGTTAATTCAAATATTAATAATGCAGAATCAGAAATTGAAAAATTCATTATTGATGGAAATATTGATATCAGAAATTACATTGAAAATGAATATGAAATTCAACAACCAATTAAGAAAAAAGAATTATCATCAATTATTGAAAGATACTTTAAATTATTTGGTGCCCAAAAAACTGCTCAAATGTTAGATAACATGAAAGACTTAGGATTTAAGTTTTCATCAAAATCAGGAACAACAATCAGTGCAGCTGACGTTGTTGCATATACAGAAAAATTTGATGAATTCAAAGTTGCTGATGAAAAAGTAGCACAAATTACTGAATACTTCAATATGGGTATGTTAACAAGAACAGAGAAAAAACGTCGTGTAATTAACGTTTGATCACAAGTTAAAGATAAAATTCAAAATAGACTTGAAGATGTTCTTAAAAAAGATCCAAAAAATCCAGTATTTGTTATGGCTGATTCTGGAGCCCGTGGTAATGTATCTAACTTTACACAGTTGGTAGGTATGAGGGGACTTATGAATGACCCTAAAGGGGACATTAAAGAAATTCCAATTAAATCTTCATTCCGTGAAGGTTTAACAGTGTCAGAATACTTTATTTCTACTCACGGAGCAAGAAAAGGTATGGCCGACGTTGCCTTAAAAACAGCTGACTCAGGTTACTTGACAAGAAGACTTGTTGATATTTCACAAGAAATAATTGTAACTGAAGAGGATTGTAAAACAACAAAAGGTTTCGATGTTCATTCAATTATTGAAACAAAACATGACAACATTATCGTTCCTTTAAAAGACAGACTTGTTGGAAGATTTACATTTAACGATGTAATTGATGATAAAGGAAATACTATTGTTGAAGCAAATACTTTAATAACTTTAAAATTAGCTGATGAAATTATCAAAGCTGGAGTTGAAGAAGTTCAAATAAGAACTGTATTAACATGTGATACAAACCGTGGTGTATGTAGAAAATGTTATGGAGTAAACTTAGCAACAGGAGAAATCGTTACACTTGGTGAACCTGTAGGGGTAATTGCTGCTCAGTCAATTGGTGAACCTGGTACTCAGCTAACTATGCGTACTTTCCATACTGGAGGGGTTGCAGGGGGAGCAGATATTACTCAAGGTCTTCCTCGTATTAAAGAATTACTTGACGTTACAAATCCAAAAGGTTCAATTGCAATAATTTCACAAATTGATGGAATTGTTAAAGAAGCAAGAGAAGAAGATGGAATTATAACAATTGTTGTTACATCTGATCAAGATGAAAGAAAATACAAATCACAATATGGAGCTATTTTAAGAGTAACAGAAGGTGAAGTTGTAACTCGTGGTCAAAAATTAACAGAAGGTGCAATAAATATTAAAGAATTATTAGAAGTTGCAAGAATTGAAGACGTTCAAAACTACATTTTAAAAGAAGTGCAAAAAGTTTATCGTCTACAAGGTATTGAAATTTCTGATAAATATATCGAAATTATTGTTAA